One Dictyoglomus thermophilum H-6-12 DNA window includes the following coding sequences:
- a CDS encoding C40 family peptidase translates to MRKKEYFFYFFLLVILLLISGCALKYSSREVTYEESKKALEFALKQIGKPYVYGGQDPKVGFDCSGLVIWSYQQVIPNAMFFNNGKLYPDATVEALYNENTRHIETDELREGDIVFFADEENNIEHCGLYVERTNENNIKVIHASGGLNKVVLEECNPNEPLRGYRICGFGRLIVSLVLR, encoded by the coding sequence ATGAGAAAAAAAGAGTATTTTTTTTATTTTTTTCTCTTAGTTATCTTGCTCCTAATCTCTGGATGTGCTTTAAAGTACTCCTCCAGAGAGGTAACTTATGAAGAAAGCAAAAAAGCTTTAGAATTTGCACTAAAGCAAATTGGGAAACCCTACGTATATGGTGGTCAGGATCCTAAAGTGGGATTTGACTGCTCAGGTCTTGTTATTTGGAGTTATCAGCAAGTAATTCCAAATGCTATGTTTTTCAATAATGGAAAGTTATATCCTGATGCTACGGTAGAGGCTTTATATAATGAGAATACAAGACATATTGAGACTGATGAATTAAGAGAAGGTGACATCGTCTTTTTTGCAGATGAAGAAAATAACATAGAACATTGTGGTTTATATGTGGAAAGAACTAACGAAAATAATATAAAAGTTATTCATGCATCAGGAGGACTTAATAAAGTGGTATTAGAAGAATGTAACCCTAATGAACCACTAAGAGGTTACCGTATTTGTGGCTTTGGAAGATTGATAGTGTCTTTAGTCCTTAGATAA
- the mntA gene encoding type VII toxin-antitoxin system MntA family adenylyltransferase antitoxin has product MKEKIIEIIKEELEKRENILFAYIFGSFVDSEKYNDIDIAIYVSDFNREKVLDMEFELERILEDKLKIPFDVRIINEAPLGFVYNVLKNKIIVLDRDSLLRSDFESLIFRKYFDYQHLIDEYLREIKNASI; this is encoded by the coding sequence ATGAAGGAGAAAATTATTGAAATTATAAAAGAGGAGTTAGAGAAGAGAGAAAATATTTTGTTTGCCTATATATTTGGCTCTTTTGTTGATTCTGAGAAATACAATGATATAGATATAGCAATTTATGTTTCTGACTTTAATAGAGAAAAAGTTTTGGATATGGAATTTGAATTAGAGAGGATATTAGAGGATAAACTGAAGATACCTTTTGATGTAAGGATAATAAATGAAGCTCCCCTTGGATTTGTATATAATGTTTTGAAAAATAAAATTATTGTTTTAGATAGGGATAGTCTTCTAAGGTCTGATTTTGAGAGTTTAATATTTCGAAAGTATTTTGATTATCAACATTTAATAGACGAATATCTAAGGGAGATTAAAAATGCTTCGATATAA
- a CDS encoding class II glutamine amidotransferase: protein MCRLFGLISPIEKKVEYYMLYARNNFKKQSERHPHGFGFGWYENGAPKIKKSGEKALESDLFDKLAKEVSSQIIIAHIRDASDGAIKEENSHPFSYENFIFAHNGTLHKKDKIFDMLEYPYNKDFTSDGIDSEIYFRFLVQNIKNEKDVILGLQKGIRKIIYLNIGSANFLLSDGERLYAFKYGRSLFYSLMEDCLIVSSEIIGRDKNRWKKFEEGLLLVVDKSLELREIKIE, encoded by the coding sequence ATGTGTAGGTTATTTGGATTGATATCTCCAATAGAGAAAAAGGTTGAATATTATATGCTATATGCAAGGAATAATTTCAAAAAGCAGTCAGAGAGACATCCTCATGGGTTTGGTTTTGGCTGGTATGAGAATGGGGCTCCTAAAATAAAAAAGTCGGGAGAAAAAGCTTTAGAATCGGATCTTTTTGATAAATTGGCAAAGGAGGTCTCATCTCAAATTATAATAGCTCATATAAGAGATGCATCAGACGGGGCTATAAAAGAAGAGAATTCTCATCCTTTCTCATATGAAAATTTTATCTTTGCCCACAATGGAACCCTACATAAAAAGGATAAGATTTTTGATATGCTTGAATATCCTTATAATAAGGATTTTACCAGTGATGGGATCGATTCAGAGATTTATTTTAGATTTCTGGTGCAGAACATTAAAAATGAAAAAGATGTTATTTTAGGCTTACAAAAAGGTATAAGGAAGATTATTTATTTAAATATTGGATCTGCTAATTTTTTACTGTCCGATGGAGAGAGGCTTTATGCATTTAAATATGGGAGAAGTTTATTTTACTCGTTAATGGAAGATTGCTTAATTGTGTCTTCTGAAATAATAGGGAGGGATAAAAATAGATGGAAAAAATTTGAAGAAGGCTTATTGTTGGTTGTGGATAAGAGTTTAGAATTGAGAGAGATAAAAATAGAGTAG
- a CDS encoding radical SAM protein has product MVDFPKEGRCKICGKESILISSFLGICRDCILNRFEEALPIIESAHKRARAYFNLSYPAYSQKPYCNLCIHKCALNSEKSFCGLIENGSRWAGSSEKGLLEWYYDPLPTNCVASFVCPEKDHYGYKNLAVFYASCNFNCLFCQNWHFHDYLKRKSPLYSVEDLIEKIDSKTSCICFFGGDPTTQVAHALALAKKVKDRVRVCWETNGSMDSKILKEIFYISVESGGIIKFDLKAFDERIHIALTGVANKNTLENFRWAGEESKKIKDRVVVVASTLLVPGYVNEEEVEKIADFIARINPDIPYSLLGFSPNFFFDNLPTTSKRHAERSFRVAKEKGLKYVNIGNRFLLSNYY; this is encoded by the coding sequence ATGGTGGATTTCCCTAAAGAAGGAAGATGTAAAATATGTGGTAAAGAGTCTATCTTGATATCCTCCTTCTTGGGGATATGTAGAGATTGTATTTTAAATAGATTTGAAGAGGCTTTACCCATTATTGAATCTGCCCATAAGAGGGCAAGGGCTTACTTTAATCTCTCTTATCCTGCTTATTCTCAGAAACCCTACTGTAATCTTTGTATTCATAAGTGTGCTCTTAATTCTGAAAAGAGTTTTTGTGGGCTTATTGAAAATGGTAGTAGATGGGCTGGGAGCTCTGAAAAGGGTCTATTAGAATGGTATTATGATCCTCTTCCTACAAATTGTGTGGCAAGTTTTGTTTGTCCTGAAAAGGATCATTATGGTTATAAAAACTTGGCTGTTTTTTATGCGAGTTGTAATTTTAATTGTCTTTTTTGTCAAAATTGGCACTTCCATGATTATTTAAAAAGAAAGTCTCCTCTTTATTCTGTGGAAGACTTGATAGAAAAGATAGATAGCAAAACTTCTTGTATATGTTTTTTTGGAGGGGACCCTACTACCCAGGTTGCACATGCTTTAGCCTTGGCTAAAAAGGTTAAAGATAGAGTAAGGGTATGTTGGGAAACTAATGGTTCTATGGATTCTAAAATTCTGAAAGAAATTTTTTATATCTCTGTTGAAAGTGGGGGAATAATAAAATTTGATTTGAAGGCATTTGATGAGAGGATTCATATTGCATTAACAGGGGTCGCTAATAAGAATACTCTTGAGAATTTTAGATGGGCAGGAGAGGAAAGTAAAAAGATTAAGGATAGGGTAGTGGTGGTGGCAAGTACTTTACTTGTTCCTGGCTATGTAAATGAGGAGGAAGTAGAAAAGATAGCAGATTTTATCGCAAGGATCAATCCTGATATTCCTTATTCTCTTCTTGGTTTTTCTCCTAATTTTTTCTTTGATAATCTTCCTACTACTTCGAAGAGGCATGCAGAAAGAAGTTTTAGAGTTGCAAAGGAAAAGGGTTTAAAATATGTAAATATTGGAAATAGGTTTCTTCTTTCTAATTACTATTAG
- a CDS encoding glycoside hydrolase family 140 protein produces the protein MSLPSVKVSENGRFLITEDGSPFFYLGDTAWELFHRLTLEEADLYLTVRSNQGFNVIQAVILAELDGLHTPNANGHIPLIGDDPTKPNEYYFRHVDSIIKLAEKKGIYMGILPTWGDKVHSELWGIGPAIFDRSNAYLYGKFLGERYRDFNNIIWILGGDRPGEGYEDIWTSMAKGISEGLGRKPIITYHPTGGQSSSQWFHNMEWLSFNMWQSGHCLVDAPNWDMIRSDYDKTPIKPVIDGEPNYEGHPIDPYLRKWKPEYGRFTDYEVRKQAYRAVFSGACGHTYGHHSVWQMYDERYKPTTFPSVYWYEAIYAPGAKQMIHLKNLLLSFPYFTRIPAQDMLIGITPPPSPKDIDDRINDKRASYPVATRDKEGSYALIYFTFANQTLNIDTSSLLGHVIKASWFDPRTGERYYIGEFSKGTLKFTSPLGGPDWVLILEV, from the coding sequence ATGTCTTTACCTTCTGTAAAAGTCTCTGAGAATGGAAGGTTTTTAATAACAGAGGATGGAAGTCCATTCTTTTATTTAGGGGATACTGCATGGGAATTATTCCATAGATTAACCTTAGAGGAAGCTGATCTATACTTGACGGTAAGAAGTAATCAGGGATTCAATGTGATTCAGGCAGTAATACTCGCAGAACTTGATGGCCTTCATACTCCTAATGCCAATGGACATATACCTCTTATTGGAGATGATCCTACAAAGCCTAATGAGTACTATTTTAGGCATGTTGATAGTATTATAAAACTTGCAGAGAAGAAAGGGATTTATATGGGTATTCTTCCTACCTGGGGTGATAAGGTTCATAGTGAACTTTGGGGAATAGGTCCTGCGATTTTTGATAGGAGTAATGCTTATTTATATGGTAAATTTCTTGGAGAACGCTATAGAGATTTTAATAATATAATATGGATTTTAGGAGGAGATCGACCTGGCGAGGGCTATGAAGATATTTGGACATCTATGGCAAAGGGAATTTCTGAAGGATTAGGAAGAAAGCCTATTATTACTTATCATCCAACAGGAGGACAAAGTTCTTCTCAGTGGTTTCATAATATGGAATGGCTAAGCTTTAACATGTGGCAATCTGGACACTGTCTCGTAGATGCTCCCAATTGGGATATGATAAGAAGTGATTACGATAAGACCCCTATAAAACCAGTTATTGATGGAGAGCCTAATTATGAAGGTCACCCTATAGATCCATATTTACGTAAATGGAAACCCGAATATGGAAGGTTTACAGATTATGAAGTAAGAAAACAAGCATACAGAGCAGTGTTTTCAGGTGCTTGTGGACATACTTATGGACATCATTCAGTTTGGCAAATGTATGATGAAAGGTATAAACCAACAACCTTCCCAAGTGTTTATTGGTACGAAGCTATATATGCTCCAGGTGCAAAGCAGATGATACATTTAAAAAATCTTCTTCTTTCCTTCCCTTATTTCACTAGAATTCCTGCTCAAGATATGCTAATTGGGATAACACCTCCCCCTTCCCCAAAGGATATAGATGACAGAATTAATGATAAAAGAGCGAGTTATCCCGTTGCTACTCGTGATAAAGAGGGAAGTTATGCCTTGATATATTTTACTTTTGCCAATCAAACCCTTAACATTGATACAAGTTCTCTTTTGGGACATGTAATAAAAGCAAGTTGGTTTGATCCAAGAACAGGTGAGCGGTATTATATTGGAGAGTTTTCTAAGGGAACTTTGAAATTTACATCTCCTCTGGGTGGTCCGGACTGGGTGCTGATATTAGAGGTTTAA
- a CDS encoding glycoside hydrolase family 3 protein — protein MIKKTFLLLLIFLLFVSFIFSSEESIEEKVERLLSQMTLEEKVGQMTQVDSSYLYNPEDVKRYFIGSVLSGGNSGPSNPTPANWVEYVNRFQYYALQTRLRIPILYGIDAVHGNAKVYSAVVFPHNIGLGCTRNEKLVEDCARITAIETSAIGIRWSFAPCVAVVQDVRWGRTYESFSENPDVVALLGSAVVRGFQGGSLSNKDSILACPKHFVGDGGTKFGTSINGLLDQGDTRISEKELRNIHLKPYIFAIKNSAKSIMVSFSSWNGIKMHANKYLLTDVLKKELGFDGFLVSDWKAIEQLPGNYEDQVAMSINAGIDMIMVPDNYVRFINTLISCVQKGRVPISRIDDAVRRILKVKFLLGLFENPYANKDLINKIGSKEHREVARRAVRESVVVLQNKNKILPLSKNLKHICVVGPKANDIGSQCGGWTISWQGQKGNITVGTTILEAIKKSVSNNTKVTFSPYGDNIPKDAEVIVAVVGEKPYAESMGDTFKPEIEYSDHLILQNIFKEKKPIVMILLVGRPVDIENYLSKTFGVICAWLPGTEGEGITDILFGDFNPKGRLSFTWYTVDRNKATFPYGYGLSY, from the coding sequence ATGATTAAAAAAACTTTTCTACTTTTACTAATTTTCCTCTTATTTGTATCCTTTATTTTTTCCTCAGAAGAATCCATAGAGGAAAAAGTAGAGAGATTGTTATCTCAAATGACCCTTGAGGAAAAGGTAGGGCAGATGACTCAAGTTGATAGCTCTTATTTATATAATCCTGAGGATGTGAAGAGATATTTTATAGGCTCTGTATTAAGTGGAGGAAATTCAGGACCTTCAAATCCTACTCCTGCAAATTGGGTAGAGTATGTGAATAGATTTCAATATTATGCTCTTCAAACAAGGCTGAGAATTCCTATTCTCTATGGGATAGATGCAGTGCATGGGAATGCAAAGGTTTATTCTGCGGTAGTTTTTCCTCACAATATTGGTCTTGGATGCACTAGGAATGAGAAGTTGGTAGAAGATTGTGCAAGGATAACAGCCATAGAGACCTCTGCCATAGGAATACGTTGGAGCTTTGCTCCTTGTGTTGCAGTGGTACAGGATGTAAGGTGGGGAAGAACTTATGAGAGTTTTTCAGAAAATCCAGATGTGGTTGCTCTTTTAGGTTCTGCTGTAGTGAGAGGTTTTCAGGGAGGCTCTTTAAGTAATAAAGACAGTATATTAGCATGTCCTAAGCATTTTGTGGGAGATGGAGGGACAAAATTTGGTACAAGTATAAACGGACTTTTAGATCAAGGAGATACAAGAATTTCTGAAAAGGAATTGAGGAATATCCATTTGAAGCCCTATATTTTTGCCATTAAAAATAGTGCCAAATCTATAATGGTCTCTTTTTCAAGTTGGAATGGTATAAAGATGCATGCTAATAAATATCTCTTAACAGATGTATTAAAGAAGGAGCTTGGATTTGATGGATTTTTAGTTTCTGATTGGAAGGCTATAGAACAGCTTCCTGGAAATTACGAAGATCAGGTGGCTATGAGTATAAATGCGGGAATAGATATGATAATGGTGCCAGATAACTATGTAAGGTTCATAAATACTTTGATATCTTGTGTCCAAAAGGGTAGGGTACCTATATCTCGTATTGATGATGCTGTAAGAAGAATATTAAAAGTAAAGTTCCTTTTAGGACTTTTTGAGAACCCTTATGCTAATAAAGATTTGATCAATAAGATAGGTTCAAAAGAACATAGAGAAGTAGCAAGACGAGCAGTGAGAGAAAGTGTTGTGGTTTTACAGAATAAAAACAAAATTCTTCCTCTTTCTAAAAATTTAAAACATATCTGCGTAGTAGGTCCAAAAGCTAATGATATTGGATCTCAATGTGGAGGTTGGACTATTTCATGGCAGGGTCAAAAGGGCAACATCACGGTAGGAACTACTATTTTAGAGGCTATTAAAAAGAGTGTAAGTAATAATACAAAAGTTACTTTTTCTCCTTATGGGGATAATATACCTAAGGATGCTGAAGTGATTGTAGCGGTAGTAGGGGAGAAACCTTATGCTGAATCTATGGGAGACACTTTTAAGCCTGAGATAGAATATTCCGATCATTTGATCCTTCAAAATATTTTTAAAGAGAAAAAGCCTATAGTAATGATCCTCTTAGTGGGAAGACCAGTAGATATAGAAAATTATCTTAGTAAAACTTTTGGGGTTATTTGTGCTTGGCTTCCTGGAACAGAAGGAGAAGGGATAACAGATATACTTTTTGGCGATTTTAATCCTAAGGGGAGGTTGTCCTTCACTTGGTATACTGTAGATAGAAATAAGGCTACTTTTCCCTATGGTTATGGACTTTCTTATTAA
- a CDS encoding HepT-like ribonuclease domain-containing protein, protein MLRYNKDKVSKLIFEMQKALNRLDSISKIEKEEFLSNPDKIDSAKYNFILAIESAIDIL, encoded by the coding sequence ATGCTTCGATATAATAAGGATAAAGTTTCTAAACTAATTTTTGAAATGCAAAAAGCCTTAAACCGTTTGGACTCCATAAGTAAAATTGAGAAAGAGGAGTTTTTGAGCAATCCAGACAAGATTGATAGTGCCAAATATAATTTCATACTTGCTATTGAATCTGCCATAGATATCTTGTGA
- a CDS encoding prolyl oligopeptidase family serine peptidase, with product MKSSLLNFLNRFLPFSITYAQEVPKATIVTRVMPIGERVVAVTLEYSSEINANNLKPDMFSVETKLEGNFVKRTIKKVYANNNGALLPAPFTNQGKFLVLELDPYEPSAVTATHDPQRLISKRLKLEYKVEQKVSIRSVDGKEFSPFSLTTSEEKHLIIDEFKALVYEDKELGVTIPYRFYVPKNVDKNKKYPLVVFLHGAGERGNDNFLHIAWYRGAVTFAEPGQQAEHPCFVLAPQCPAGSSWTELLTGGNPFKPTRNLIAVANLIKKILKEENIDPDRVYVTGLSMGGFGTFAILIEYPELFAAAIPICGGGDVNRLERIKDIPLWIFHAEDDNVVLVEFSRAVVRRLVEIGGKVKYTEFLWGEMERQGYHPHASWIPVYDNEEVIDWLFQQKKSK from the coding sequence ATGAAGTCTTCATTATTAAACTTTTTAAATCGCTTCCTACCCTTCTCTATCACTTACGCTCAAGAGGTTCCTAAAGCAACCATCGTAACAAGAGTCATGCCTATAGGTGAAAGAGTTGTGGCAGTAACTCTTGAATACAGCAGTGAGATAAATGCCAACAACTTAAAACCAGACATGTTCTCAGTGGAAACAAAACTCGAAGGAAATTTTGTAAAAAGAACCATAAAAAAAGTTTATGCCAACAACAATGGAGCATTACTTCCTGCCCCATTTACCAATCAAGGAAAATTTTTGGTGCTTGAATTAGATCCCTACGAACCATCAGCCGTCACTGCCACCCACGATCCCCAAAGGCTTATCTCAAAGAGATTAAAACTTGAGTATAAAGTAGAGCAAAAAGTAAGTATAAGAAGTGTTGATGGAAAAGAATTTTCTCCATTCTCTTTGACTACCTCCGAGGAAAAACATCTCATAATAGATGAATTTAAAGCTTTAGTCTATGAGGATAAAGAATTAGGCGTCACTATACCTTATAGATTCTATGTGCCTAAAAACGTAGATAAAAACAAAAAATATCCATTGGTGGTATTCCTACATGGTGCTGGTGAAAGAGGAAACGATAACTTCCTCCACATAGCTTGGTATAGAGGTGCAGTAACCTTTGCAGAACCAGGTCAACAAGCAGAGCATCCTTGCTTTGTCCTTGCTCCTCAGTGCCCTGCAGGAAGCAGCTGGACTGAACTACTTACTGGAGGAAATCCTTTCAAACCTACAAGAAATCTCATTGCAGTAGCCAACCTAATCAAGAAAATCCTAAAGGAAGAAAACATAGACCCAGATAGAGTCTACGTAACAGGACTTTCTATGGGAGGTTTTGGAACCTTTGCCATCCTCATAGAATATCCAGAACTTTTTGCAGCTGCTATTCCTATATGTGGCGGTGGTGATGTAAATAGATTAGAAAGGATCAAAGATATACCTCTTTGGATATTCCATGCAGAAGATGACAATGTAGTACTTGTAGAATTTTCAAGGGCAGTAGTAAGAAGGCTTGTAGAAATCGGTGGAAAAGTAAAGTATACAGAATTCTTATGGGGTGAAATGGAAAGACAAGGATATCATCCTCACGCCTCATGGATCCCAGTCTACGATAATGAGGAAGTAATAGATTGGCTTTTCCAACAAAAGAAAAGTAAATAA